The genomic region CCGCTGCCGCAAATCCCGCCGCTGGATGCGCGCTTCGGGCTGACCTACAGCCAGGACGACTGGAGTGCCGGTGCTTTGTGGCGGGTGGTCGCGGCGCAAAACCGCATCGACCAGAACAAGGGCAACGTGGTCGGTAAGGACTTCGACAAGAGCTCGGGCTTTGGCGTGTTCTCGCTGAACGCGGCGTATCGCATCAACAAAAACTTCAAGGTCAGCACGGGCGTCGACAACCTGTTCGGCAAGGCGTACGCCGAGCACCTGAACCTGGCCGGCAACGCCGGGTTCGGCTACCCGGCCAATGACCCGCAAGCCATCAAGGAACCGGGGCGTACGCTCTGGACCAAGGTGGACATGAGCTTCTAAGAGCATCGCAGGCAAGCCAGCTCCCACAGTGGAAATGCATTCCCCTGTGGGAGCCGGCCTGCTCGCGATGGCGTCCTCGATAACACAAAAAATCCAAGCCTTTGCGGAGCACACCCTGATGAACCCACCCAAGATTTCCTTCTACAACCTGGCCTGGCGTTGGCATTTCTACGCCGGGCTGTTTGTTGCGCCATTCATGGTGCTGCTGGCCCTGACCGGCATCATCTACTTGTTCAAGCCTCAGCTCGACCCGCTGATGTACGGCAACCTGCTGACGGTGCAAAGCGCCGAACACGCACTGAGTGCCGACGAGCAACTGCAACGCGCCCAGGCCGCGTATCCCCAAGGCAAGATCAGCAAATACCTGCCGCCTGCCGACACCACCAGCAGCGCGCAATTCGTGATGCGTAACGACGGGCACGAAGTGACTGTATTCGTCGACCCGTATAGCGGCACCGTGCTCGGTGAACAGGATTCCAAATACAATCTGCAAGCCATAGCACGTGCGCTGCATGGTGAGTTGATGATCGGCACCGTCGGCGATCGCCTGGTGGAACTGGCTGCCGGCTGGGGCGTGATGCTGGTGATCTCGGGCCTGTACTTGTGGTGGCCGCGAAACAAGTCGGCAGCGGGCATTTTGTGGCCACGGCTGGGCAGCCGTGGCCGGCTGTTCTGGCGGGACTTGCACGCAGTCGCCGGCTTCTGGGGCGCGGCGTTCCTGCTGATGATGCTGCTCAGCGGCATGACCTGGACCGGCTTCTGGGGCAAGCAATATGCCGAACTGTGGAATAAATTCCCGGCGGCGATGTGGAACAACGTACCGCAGTCCGACCAGCAGGCCCGCAGCCTCAACACCGCGAGCCAACAGACCGTGCCGTGGGCCATGGAAAACACGCCGATGCCGATGTCTGGCGAGCATGCCGAGCACATGAAGCACGCCGGCATGAGCCAGGGCCCGGCAGCCCCGAGTATCCGCCTGCAACAGGTGGTCGACCTCGCCAACTCACGCAAGGTCGAGCCCGGCTACAGCGTCACCTTCCCCACCACCGCCGAAGGCGTGTTCACCCTCGCGGTGTTCGCCAATGACCCGCGCAATGACGCGACCCTGCATGTGGATCAATACACCGGCAAGGTCCTGGCCGATGTGCGCTGGGAGCACTACAACACCGTGGCGCGGGTTACCGAGTCCGGCGTGATGCTGCACGAAGGCAAGATGTTTGGCGTGGTCAATCAGATCATCGTGCTGCTGATTTGCCTGATGATCCTGCTCAGTGCCATCAGCGGTGTGGTGATCTGGTGGAAGCGCCGGCCGCAGGGTGGGCTGGGGGTTCCACCGCTGCGCCATGACCTGCCGAAATGGAAAACCGCGATGGTGATCATGCTCGGGCTGGCGATTGTCTTTCCGCTGGTGGGCGCCTCATTGATCGTGGTCTGGGCGTTGGATCGCCTGGTGCTTTCACGTCTGTTTGGCCAACGTGAATCTGCTTCAGGTTCAGCGTGAAACAGACGAGATGCCCTGCCTAGAGGCGTTATGTAGTCTTACGCGGGCTTTCGCCCACGCCGCACAAAGTGTTATGTTGTAACACTTAATGCGTTCCCCCACTCGCCGCGCCCAGCGGCGAGTACCGCCTCGAAGAAGCGATTTATCGTCCGATGAACAAGTACCTTGCGTCCGGCCTGTGCCTGCTCGCCCTGCAAAACACTGCCCAGGCCCTGACGCTTCCCGCCAGTGCCGTCTCCGCCCCAGCCGTCGACGACGAGCGCGTCGACCTGCAAACCCCGACCACGGCAGGTTCGCGCTTGAACCTCACAGCCCTGCAAACCCCGGGCAGCGTTGAAAGCCAGACCGGCAAGCAGATTCGCGCACGGGGCGATGCCACGGTGCAGGACGCCATTTCCCGGGCCACCGGCATCAGCCGTACCGGCACGCCGGGCGACGGCGGCACCTCGTTGTCGGCACGCGGTTTCACTGGCCAGAGTTCGGTGCTGCAACTGTACGACGGCGCCCGCATGTTCGATGGCGCCGGCACTTCCACTTTCCCGGTGGACACCTGGTCTGTGGAGCGGGTGGACATACTGCGCGGTCCGGCCTCGGTGATGTACGGCCAGGGCGCCACCGGCGCGGTGATCAACACCATCGCGAAGAAACCCTTCGAGGGCGAGATCGAGAACCATGTCCGCCTGGGCTACGGTTCCTATGACCGCCAGCAGCAAGCCCTCGACAGCGGTGGCTCGCTGACCGACACCCTGAGCTATCGCCTGAACATCAACCGCCTGCGCAGCAACGGCTTCATCGACCGTGGCGAGTCCGGCAGCGACTTCGTCAGCGGCGCCCTGCGCTGGCAAGCAGCGGATAACCTGAGCTTCACCCTGGCCTCCGACTACGGCGACCAGACCCCGCAAAACGACTACGGCACACCGCTGATCAACGGCCAGTTGCACAAGGGGCTGCGGGACAAGAACTACAACGTCAGCAACGATATCCAGCACTACAACGACCAGTGGACACGCCTGACCAGCGAGTGGCAGATCAACGACAACGTCACCGCCACCAATGAACTGTCGTACCTGAAGAACCAGCGCCGCTGGCAGAACGCCGAAAGCTACAACTACGTCGACGGCGGCCTGGTGCGCCAGAGCTACCTGGGCATCAAGCACAACCAGGAACAGATCGGCGACCGCCAGACCTTTACCTTCAAACACACCCTGTTCGGCCTCGACAGCCAGACGGTGACAGGGGTGGAGTACAACCGCATTCGCTTTCGCCTGGCCAGCAACTCGCCGTTCGATGACCTGACGAACGCCGGCCAACCGGTGGACATCAACCACCCGGTACCGCAACCGTTTGAAAGCGCCAGCCCCTTCGTCCCGCAGTCCGTCAGCACCACCAAACAGCTGGCTGCGTTCGCCGAAAACCGCCTGCAACTGACTGATCAACTGTCGCTGATCACCGGCGTGCGCCGCGATTACGTGCACATCGACAGTGACTCCCTGGTGGATGGCAGCGACTCCAACAAGACCTTCACCGGCAACAACTGGAAAGCCGGCCTGGTCTACGCGATCACCCCGGACACCTCGGTATACGGCCAGTACGCCACCAGCACCGACGGCGTCGGCAGCCTGATTACCCTGAGCCCGAGCCAGCAGCAGTTCGGCCTGTCCACCGCCAAGCAAACCGAGATCGGCCTCAAGCAGGCGTTCTGGGACTCGCGGGGTGAATGGACGCTGGCGGCCTACCACATCGTCAAAAAGAAGCTGTTGGTGAGCATCCCAGGCACCACCCTCAAGGAACAAGTCGGCCAGCAATCCTCCAACGGCCTGGAAGCCAGCCTCGACCTGCAATTGCCGAACGCCTGGCAGTTGCAAGCCAACGCAGCCATCGTACGTGCGCAGTACGACGACTTCTCTGAAGTGGTCAACGGCCAGGCCGTGTCCCGCAACGGCAACCGCCCCACCGACGTACCGCGCCGCACCGCCAACCTGTGGCTGAGCAAGGCCATCACTGACGACGTTCGCGCCGGTGCCGGCGTGCGTTATGTAGACTCGCGTTTCGCCAACGCCGCCAACACCAGCGAAGTGCCGAGCTACACCGTGGTCGACGCCAGCGTGTCGTGGAAAGCCATGCGCAACACGACATTGGGCCTGCAATTGAATAACCTGTTTGACCGCACCTACGCCGTCAGCCAATACAATGACGGCCAGCAATGGATCCTGGGCGAGCCCAGGTCGTTCTTTGTGACGGCGGACTACACCTTCTAACTGAACGCAACACTGTCCAAATGTGAGAGCGGGCTTGCTCGCGAATGCGGTGTGTCAGGCACTGTATCTGTTACTGATCCACCGCTTTCGCGAGCAAGCCCGCTCCCACATTTGTCCTGTGTTGGACCTGAGAGTAAAGATGACCTCACTCAACCTCACCGACCTCGCCTGGGCCCCTCCCGGCCATGAGCACTGCCATCACCAGTTCCAACTGCGTGATGCCAGCCTGCGGGTGGGTGCCGGTGAGTTTGTCGGGCTGATCGGTCCCAACGGCAGCGGCAAGACCAGCCTGCTGCGCTGTGCCTACCGGTTCAGCAAACCGGCTGCGGGTGAGGTGCTGCTGGAACACCAGAACGTCTGGAAGCAATCCTCGAAATGGTGCGCACAACGTATCGCCGTGGTGCTCCAGGAATTTCCCGATGCGTTCGGCCTGCGGGTGGATGAAGTGGTCGCCATGGGCCGCACACCTCACAAGGGCCTGTTCGACAGCGACACCCTTGAAGACCGCAACCTGATCCGCCAGGCCCTCGAATCCGTCGGCCTGCTGGGCTTTGAAGACCACGCCTTCGCCACCCTCTCGGGGGGTGAAAAGCAGCGGGTGATCCTGGCCCGCGCCCTGGCCCAGCAACCGCAACTGCTGATCCTCGACGAACCGACCAACCACCTCGACCCGCGCTACCAGCTGCAATTGCTGCAACTGGTCAAACGCCTGAACATCGGCACCCTGGCCAGCATTCACGACCTGAACCTGGCCGCCGCGTTCTGCGATCGGCTGTACGTGATCAACCACGGGCGCATCGTCGCCAGCGGCACACCTCACGAGGTGCTGACCGCCGAATTGCTGCGCGAAGTGTTCGGCGTTGAAGCATTGATCGACACTCACCCCTTGTCCGGCTACCCCCGAATTACCTGGATAACCCAACCATGATCCTGCGCTCCCTGCTGTCTCTCGCGTTGCTGCTCGGCACTGCTCAAGCGTTCGCCGAAGCGACCCATTACCCGCTGAAAATCAAGAGCTGCAACCGCGAAGTGACCTTCGCCGAGGCCCCGAAACACGCGGTCAGCCACGACATCAACATGACCCAGATGATGCTCGCCCTGGGCCTCAAGTCGCACATGGCCGGCTACAGCGGCGTGACCGGCTGGAAGTCCGTGACGCCGGAAATGGCGCAGATCCTCGACGGCCTGCCGGAACTGGCGAGCAAATACCCGTCGGTGGAAACCCTGCTCAATGCCAACGTCGACTTCTTCTTCGCCGGCTGGGACTACGGCATGCGCGTCGGTGGCGACCTCACCCCGCAAACCCTGCAACCGTTGGGCATCAACGTCTATGAGCTGACGGAGTCCTGTGCCTTCGTGATGAAGCGCCCGGCGGCCACCCTGGAAGACACCTATAACGACCTGCGCAACCTGGGCAAGATCTTCGACGTGCAGGACCGCGCCAATGCGCTTATTGCACAGATGCAGGCACAGGTGGCCGAAGTGCAGAAAAACCTGCCGGTCGACAAACCTCGCGTGTTCCTCTACGACAGCGGCGAAGACCGCGCCATGACCTCCGGCCGCCTGGGCATGCCCCAGGCGCTGATCGATGCCGCCGGCGGCCGCAACATTCTGGATGACGTGGACGCCAGCTGGACCCGGGTCAACTGGGAAACCGTGGTGGAGCGCAATCCGCAAGTCATCGTGATCGTCGACTACAGCGAAATCACCGCCGATCAAAAAGAGCAGTTCCTGCTGAACAACCCGGCGCTGCAATCGGTGGACGCCATCAAGAACCAGCGTTTTATCGTGATCCCCTACGTGCAAGCCACGCCGGGCATCGACAACGTGCTGGCGGTTGAAACCCTGGCCAAGGGGTTCCACGGCGAATGATTACCCGTCGCTACGCCCTGCTGCTGAGTGCCCTTGGCGCGTTGTTGCTGATCTCATGCGTGGTCTCGCTGGGGTTCGGCTCGGCGCGGGTGCCGGTGGACGTGGTGTGGCGGATCTTGCTGCATAAAGCCTTCGGCATGGGCGAGGTGGACTGGAGCGCCGGGCAGGAACATATCGTGTGGCTGATCCGCGTACCGCGCATGTTGCTCGGTGCCCTGGTGGGCGCCGGGCTGGCGTTGATTGGTGCGGTGTTGCAGGCGGTGACGCGCAACCCGCTGGCGGATCCGCACCTGCTGGGCGTGACCTCCGGCGCCACCCTCGGCGCGGTGATCGTGGTGTTGCATGTGGGTGAAGTGATCGGCCTGCTGACCCTGCCCATCGCGGCGTTCATCGGCGCGTTGCTGAGCATGATCGTGGTGCTGGCGGTGGCCAGTCGCAACGGTCGGCTGGAGAGTGACCGCCTGCTGCTATGCGGGGTGGCGGTGTCGTTCGTGATGATGGCGGTGGCCAATTTGCTGTTGTTCATGGGCGACCATCGCGCGGCCTCGGCGGTGATGTTCTGGATGCTCGGCGGCCTCGGGTTGGCGCGTTGGGAACTGCTGACAATTCCCTTCGCCACGGTGTTGCTGGGGCTGGTGTTGCTGTTGGGGATGGCACGCCCGTTGAACGCGCTGATGGCCGGCGAACAGACCGCCGTGACCCTGGGCCTGAACGCGCGCAATGTGCGGCTCAAGGTGTTTTTGATCGCCTCGCTGATGACCGGCGTGCTGGTGTCCATCAGCGGTTCCATCGGCTTTGTCGGGCTGATGGTGCCGCACATTGCCCGGCGTCTTGTGGGTGCCGAACACCGGCGTTTGCTGCCGGTGTGCGTACTGTTGGGCAGTGTGTTCCTGGTCTGGGTCGATGTGGCGGCCCGCACGATGATCGCCCCCGAAGACCTGCCCATCGGTGTGGCCACGGCGGCCATCGGCGGGCTGTTTTTTATCGGCTTGATGCGCAAGCGTTAAACACCCTGGTCGGCCTGCTTGAAAGCCTGCAACAAGCGCCGTGCCACCTGGCTGCGGGGTTGCCAGAAGCGGTCGGTTTCCAGGATGGTCAGCTTGCCCGAGGTCGCCAACCGACGGATCACCTCGCTGGGCTTGACCTTCATCACACCCGTGTCTTCATCGATCCAGTCATCCCGCAGCAACTGGCTTTCGTCCGCGTGATAGCTGGGCTCATAGACAATCAACGCGCCGTGCACCGGGGTGAAGTAGTAACGCGCCCCCGCGATCTTGCCCTGGCGCAGCATCTCGATGAACCCGCGAATTTCCTTCTGGGCAATGAAGTTGTGGGCCAGGCCTTCTTCGTAGCGATCCCCCAGATGCTGGCGCTCGGTGTCGAGTTTGAACAACTGCTGGACGCCCATCACCTTGTAGCCCGCCGGGTAGCGGGTCGATGTGCTGGGATAGCCGAGGTTCATGATGCCCTCGAACAGTGCCTTGTAGGCCGGTGTATCCGGCCGCAGTCCCACGGCCACCGAGGGGCCCGGGTCTGCCACCGGTTGCACGGCGATGAAGGTGTCGCTGTCGCCGTTGCCCAGCAGCGCCCCCAGCCGCGGCTGGTGCGCCAGCGGCACAACCTGTTGCCACGCCAGGCGCGCCGCATCGTCCGGGTGCGCGCACAACGGGCCAAGGGCCAGGCGGGTATCGAGCACTGCCAGTGTCGTGGCCAGGCGCTTTATGCGTGGCAACAAGGCGTCCCAGAACGGGCTGCTGTCGAGTACCCGCAGCTCGCCGGACTCCACCAGTTTCAGCACATGACTGTCGATGCTGCCACGACTGTTAAGGTGTTTCAGATACGCCGCCTGCCGACGGCTGGAATCCCAATCCGGATCGATCTGCACTGCCTGATACCGAAACAGTGAGCCATCGGGGCACGACACATACAACGCCAGGAAACGCTCGCTCTGTGCCACCCGCGAAAAGCTCAGCGCCGCCAGCACCACGGCCGGAGCCATCAGTTGCGCGTAGCCTTCGGCCTGGGGCAACTCGGGCGCCGCGCGCTGCGGGAGTCTCAGATACAGGCCTTGCAGGCTGTACCCGATGGGCAACTGGCCGCGCAGGAACGCCCGGTCGAGAGCAAAGCCCAGGTCATCCCCCTTGACCGGCGCGCAGGCGACAAAATGCCCATTGTCGGAGGACTTGAGAATCACGCCGAAGCTCAGTTCAGTGCGCGCCTGGGCGTATTGATGACCATGGCGTGCCGCGTCGTCGGCATGCTTGAACACCGGGCCCAGCTGCCGATCCGCCACGGCATGGACCGCCGTCTGCGGTGCAACATAGGCCAGGCCGGGCATCCAGCCCGGCAGCACACGCTGGGCAGTGCCCCACAACGGGCCGCCCTCCAGTACCTGCAAAGTCCCCACCCGCGCCAGCTGATTGACCAGCTCGGTGGGGCTCTTGCGGCCGCTGCGCATCTGCTGCTCGACGGCATTGCTGTAAGGGTCGTGCAGCGCCAGGCTGTTGGGGGCCAGGGAGGTTTCCAGGTGGCTGAGCAACTGTGTCGCTTCGTTGCGCTGGGCCGGGGCGAGCAAGCTCCGCTCCACGTCCTGGGTACTGAAACCGATGAGTGAGCCATCGGGCGTCAGCAGGTATTCGTGGGTCCACAGGTGGCCTGACTTCAGGGCAGTCCCCAGCACGTTGGTCGAGAACAGGTTTTGATACACCGCGTTTTCTTCAGAGGGCAACCAGAACCCCAGCACCCGGGCGGGACGTGACCGGTAGCGCGCGACCATTTTCCAGCCGGGGGCCAGCAGCGCCTGGCTGACGTCCAGGCCCGGCAGGATGACGTTCGGGTCGAAGTCTTCACTCAACACCGGCACCGCCAGGGTCGCGACAAACTTGCCGTTGCGCTGCAACACCAGCCCGCCATGCAGCGTGTCGCGCTGTGTGCCCAGCTGTTGGTGGGCGTAACGCACCGCATCGGCCTGATGACTGAACAGCGGGCTCAATGGGCGACGCATAAAGTTGGCGAAGGCGGTCCATGGGGCTTGGCTGACATCCAGCTTACCCGCCAACCCCCAGCATTCGCTCGGCACCAAAACGCTCAACCAGCTCAACTTCGCCACTTCGTTGACAAACCCGATTGCCGAGAGCTGCCCGCTGGCCATCAAGGTCTGCACGTCTTCAAAGACCCCCGACGGCTGACGCACCGGGTTGAACAGCGTCGATGACACCGGCGTTTGTACCTGCAGCAGCGCCTGGTCCAGTGTCGAGATAAACACCGGCAAGCCCGTCAGTGCGCCTGTCTCCCGTTGGCGCTTGGCCTCGACGGTGGCACTGGCCAGATCCGCCGCCGAAATAAAATGCTGTGCCAGCCAGTGTTCGGCGGTGGTCAGCCCCTGTGGCATCCAGTTGCGCCGGTAAACCAAGGCATGCAGTTGATAACCCGCCGGGTAAATGAATTCGCCGTCGTCATCCACGGCAAACACGGCGTTCAAGGCGAACAGCCCGGCCTTATCCCAGGCGGGTACAAGCTCGGAGCAGACAAAAGCGTCCTGATCGCGATGCTTGAGCATGAAACCGAAACCGGTTTGCGTCGGTGCTTCATGGTCCAGGCGCGTGTGCAGTGCCCGAGCCGCGTCAGCGGCACTGGCGCAGGCCGGACCATAGGCAACCAGCTCCGTCCGTTCGCGCCGGAGTATCGGCAGGCGTGGCTGCCAGTGCTCGGTGATCAGCCCCGGCGCGCCCCACAACGGGTTGCCCAGCACCACCCGCACACTGCCGGCCGCCGCTACTTGCCGAATCCACTCCATCGCCGTCAATGTGCCGTTGGCCAGGTTGAGGGCCGCCGGGCTGCGTTGGGGCGAGGGGTCGAGCGCCTTGAACAGGCTCGCCTGGGCGGGTGAGTCGATCAGGTCATACGCCAGCAAACAATCTTCGGCGCCCGACAGGTAGGCCACGGACACCTGCTGGCGTTTGCGGATCAGCGTGTGCACGTCCAGGGCGCTGAACATCTGCGCCTCCAGACAGGCATCGTCCCGCGACCAGCCCGGGCGCTGCAGGCGCTCGGGTTCCAGCAGCGAAACCCCTCGGCTGGAACCGTATACGGCCTTCAGCACGTGACGGGGCGGGAGCAGTGAGCGGCCCTTGACGTCCTGGGGGTAGACAACGCCCTGGGCAAAGCGCCCGGCGTCACTGGCCGGCAATGGCTCGGTGGCCACATAAAGGCCGTCCGGACGCTGCAGGATATAGCCGCAGTATTCGCCCTCACGCCAGCTGCCGATTTGCCCGTGAGCGTGGCGTGCCGCGTCTTCTATTTGGAGAAAACCGCGGCTCAGTTGCGGGCGAGGTGCCAGGGCGTAAGGTCGCCAGGTGTCGGCGACCAGCCCCGCCACATCCCACAACGTGCCCGGTTGCAACACCGACAGCGCCCCGGCGCCGGCGACCTTTTGGATCATCTCGTGGGGCGTCACGGTAGCGGCTCGCAGCTCATCTCCCAGCCCGTTGTCCGTTACCCGGCCATCGGGCAGCACCTGGTAGAGCTGGCTTTCCTCGGCCGAGCCGGAAGCGTCA from Pseudomonas yamanorum harbors:
- a CDS encoding PepSY-associated TM helix domain-containing protein, with translation MNPPKISFYNLAWRWHFYAGLFVAPFMVLLALTGIIYLFKPQLDPLMYGNLLTVQSAEHALSADEQLQRAQAAYPQGKISKYLPPADTTSSAQFVMRNDGHEVTVFVDPYSGTVLGEQDSKYNLQAIARALHGELMIGTVGDRLVELAAGWGVMLVISGLYLWWPRNKSAAGILWPRLGSRGRLFWRDLHAVAGFWGAAFLLMMLLSGMTWTGFWGKQYAELWNKFPAAMWNNVPQSDQQARSLNTASQQTVPWAMENTPMPMSGEHAEHMKHAGMSQGPAAPSIRLQQVVDLANSRKVEPGYSVTFPTTAEGVFTLAVFANDPRNDATLHVDQYTGKVLADVRWEHYNTVARVTESGVMLHEGKMFGVVNQIIVLLICLMILLSAISGVVIWWKRRPQGGLGVPPLRHDLPKWKTAMVIMLGLAIVFPLVGASLIVVWALDRLVLSRLFGQRESASGSA
- a CDS encoding ABC transporter substrate-binding protein; protein product: MILRSLLSLALLLGTAQAFAEATHYPLKIKSCNREVTFAEAPKHAVSHDINMTQMMLALGLKSHMAGYSGVTGWKSVTPEMAQILDGLPELASKYPSVETLLNANVDFFFAGWDYGMRVGGDLTPQTLQPLGINVYELTESCAFVMKRPAATLEDTYNDLRNLGKIFDVQDRANALIAQMQAQVAEVQKNLPVDKPRVFLYDSGEDRAMTSGRLGMPQALIDAAGGRNILDDVDASWTRVNWETVVERNPQVIVIVDYSEITADQKEQFLLNNPALQSVDAIKNQRFIVIPYVQATPGIDNVLAVETLAKGFHGE
- a CDS encoding FecCD family ABC transporter permease — translated: MITRRYALLLSALGALLLISCVVSLGFGSARVPVDVVWRILLHKAFGMGEVDWSAGQEHIVWLIRVPRMLLGALVGAGLALIGAVLQAVTRNPLADPHLLGVTSGATLGAVIVVLHVGEVIGLLTLPIAAFIGALLSMIVVLAVASRNGRLESDRLLLCGVAVSFVMMAVANLLLFMGDHRAASAVMFWMLGGLGLARWELLTIPFATVLLGLVLLLGMARPLNALMAGEQTAVTLGLNARNVRLKVFLIASLMTGVLVSISGSIGFVGLMVPHIARRLVGAEHRRLLPVCVLLGSVFLVWVDVAARTMIAPEDLPIGVATAAIGGLFFIGLMRKR
- a CDS encoding ABC transporter ATP-binding protein is translated as MTSLNLTDLAWAPPGHEHCHHQFQLRDASLRVGAGEFVGLIGPNGSGKTSLLRCAYRFSKPAAGEVLLEHQNVWKQSSKWCAQRIAVVLQEFPDAFGLRVDEVVAMGRTPHKGLFDSDTLEDRNLIRQALESVGLLGFEDHAFATLSGGEKQRVILARALAQQPQLLILDEPTNHLDPRYQLQLLQLVKRLNIGTLASIHDLNLAAAFCDRLYVINHGRIVASGTPHEVLTAELLREVFGVEALIDTHPLSGYPRITWITQP
- a CDS encoding TonB-dependent receptor, which gives rise to MNKYLASGLCLLALQNTAQALTLPASAVSAPAVDDERVDLQTPTTAGSRLNLTALQTPGSVESQTGKQIRARGDATVQDAISRATGISRTGTPGDGGTSLSARGFTGQSSVLQLYDGARMFDGAGTSTFPVDTWSVERVDILRGPASVMYGQGATGAVINTIAKKPFEGEIENHVRLGYGSYDRQQQALDSGGSLTDTLSYRLNINRLRSNGFIDRGESGSDFVSGALRWQAADNLSFTLASDYGDQTPQNDYGTPLINGQLHKGLRDKNYNVSNDIQHYNDQWTRLTSEWQINDNVTATNELSYLKNQRRWQNAESYNYVDGGLVRQSYLGIKHNQEQIGDRQTFTFKHTLFGLDSQTVTGVEYNRIRFRLASNSPFDDLTNAGQPVDINHPVPQPFESASPFVPQSVSTTKQLAAFAENRLQLTDQLSLITGVRRDYVHIDSDSLVDGSDSNKTFTGNNWKAGLVYAITPDTSVYGQYATSTDGVGSLITLSPSQQQFGLSTAKQTEIGLKQAFWDSRGEWTLAAYHIVKKKLLVSIPGTTLKEQVGQQSSNGLEASLDLQLPNAWQLQANAAIVRAQYDDFSEVVNGQAVSRNGNRPTDVPRRTANLWLSKAITDDVRAGAGVRYVDSRFANAANTSEVPSYTVVDASVSWKAMRNTTLGLQLNNLFDRTYAVSQYNDGQQWILGEPRSFFVTADYTF